In a genomic window of Piliocolobus tephrosceles isolate RC106 chromosome 1, ASM277652v3, whole genome shotgun sequence:
- the GREM2 gene encoding gremlin-2 — protein sequence MFWKLSLSLFLVAVLVKVAEARKNRPAGAIPSPYKDGSSNNSERWQHQIKEVLASSQEALVVTERKYLKSDWCKTQPLRQTVSEEGCRSRTILNRFCYGQCNSFYIPRHVKKEEESFQSCAFCKPQRVTSVLVELECPGLDPPFRLKKIQKVKQCRCMSVNLSDSDKQ from the coding sequence ATGTTCTGGAAGCTTTCCCTGTCCTTGTTCCTGGTGGCCGTGCTGGTGAAGGTGGCGGAAGCCCGGAAGAACCGGCCGGCGGGCGCCATCCCCTCGCCTTACAAGGACGGCAGCAGCAACAACTCGGAGAGATGGCAGCACCAGATCAAGGAGGtgctggcctccagccaggaggccCTGGTGGTCACCGAGCGCAAGTACCTCAAGAGTGACTGGTGCAAGACGCAGCCGCTGCGGCAGACGGTGAGCGAGGAGGGCTGCCGGAGCCGCACCATCCTCAACCGCTTCTGCTACGGCCAGTGCAACTCCTTCTACATCCCGCGGCAcgtgaagaaggaggaggagtctTTCCAGTCCTGCGCCTTCTGCAAGCCCCAGCGCGTCACCTCCGTCCTCGTGGAGCTCGAGTGCCCCGGCCTGGACCCACCCTTCCGACTCAAGAAAATCCAGAAGGTGAAGCAGTGCCGCTGCATGTCCGTGAACCTGAGCGACTCGGACAAGCAGTGA